The genomic region aaacaaacacacgactaagagtttttatttctaaacaactacgaggttttattcaaaacaaaacaaaacacatccgggttgcctcccggctagcgctggtttcagacaggtcccgctcgacctcttttttcttcagcagcttactctaattgagcccaatcaaaacaactcaaggctctcagcaacctatcatacatctgcgcatgtgctacacaaaactgtaagtagcaccataacatggaaataacataggaaatcaaaatgtaaaaacatttaagcctaacaaatttcctatggcagctcctaaaattgtccacaaagttattctgccctccagctaaggacggaatataaaagctcaagttgACCACAGGTGGAGAATTAAAGAACCCAAGTGCATTCGATTCaataataacgcgagtagaattaaagtactctgacgggtatgaaatgtgaggtggaggagtTTGGTCAgctaagggagaaggtggataatcgtcccaaatgcaaggggtggtaaagtcaaatgggtcaatcgggtcctctataatagcttcatctataatatcgtcatacacatcccaattaacctcaagactgtcaaaatttttctcctcactctccttatcgctagactcgtcaagttggagattctcaaagagatcctccaaatcgacctcactatcagtgcaagaatcataaaggggttctgaactatcctcataaaaaggattgtcaaccacgctaatggtctcctctatgtctccgtcagcatttcctagatcggtttctaaggtctcacccaccccctcatccgagtcaacatgaagagaaaaagtaggtttaagagattcaatagcaaaccaattaaagaattctaatacctcaatgacggggattccttcgaaattccacttacctatagactcgaggtatgctcgcgtaaggTCATTCATTTGCCGGAAAATGgtgcagcatatttggagatcagagaaggcatctcgtctgggctcaataaactcccaaagtctggctaaataaacaccaaagatttcgttctcttcctgcggaaaactcagaaggaacgacatgagaacggtctcaaggaaccgaagttccctgagactaaagaaagaaagactaaaattaaagacaactaaaactagcgctgcctccccggcaacggcgccaaaatttgatacctgtcgaagtgagtatcaaaaataaaatttataattccaaactactactagcaagcggtagtaagggtcgatccgcagggaggtagggagataatagttgttattaattctagtctaaggggtAGTTGATTGGGGGGTTTTTGGAGTGGATGATatctaaatgcataaataaaaggcaagtaataaaaagaaatgtaaacaataataataagaatgctaagacggtcggttcactgcagctacgacgacggtatctaagtaagtctgataaatcacgataggtgggcaaataagaagtcctctcggtccattcttaactagtagcgcctctcacCTATGCTCtttggtccctaggtctcactaatactagctctcgccctgaaaagtgattcctaatgcctaaattacttatctttcgatcttagcaatttagtcgtctcaatttattaatctattttccctcccctatctctcgatcttgtgggtcggtcaaatactaagcatttaacaagtctcctctcggtctcgttgtcaaatattgcaattaaaacattaaaacggtgctaatctatcgcgtcggtcgatcgaccagctaagcgatcgatcgaccaacagtccGATCGATCGACGACTAAtccatcgatcgaccaaaggccgacatcaggtttactaatctacgtcgtctacgccacagatcccctcacatcttagcaaaaactaattagctactcatactaacgatgataacaataataaaactagggcataaaagtattgaattcataattaaagcggtaagatAAATAATAAACATGCAACGATAAAATTGGcttggaatctaactagcaattctatactaacaacgaaatagaagtgaatcgaaataaggcagaaagaataccgaaattgcagaggaatgattaagaataagaacgaaatttcaatccgaaatagtttcccaaaccctaattatttctaaagaatTGTATGTAAAACCTAATGTAAAAACTGAATGAATTTCTGAATGTTCATGCTGCGTTATataggaaaagtacgcagctgttattcctaaacctaataactcatgggcttgataaatctcgatcttttaattctcgtatcagctcgtggagtggtcgatcgaccatgttgctcagtcgatcgaccaacctatactgaacagtagctttcgatctcgtgctctggtcgatcgaccataagcatcatcgatcgaccaaggttgtCTGACAAagagtgcattctgacgaattctgcagcgcgcaccgatcttaaaacagctgccatttcttcgttacttggtcaaatcaagcgttctacgcggtgttggaaagctaagaggataagctttcacctccaattggaatcactcgattatcagctctagaactcgagatattgccatctgaagcaggctgcaatattgtgaagtgcttctttgctatctttaggccttgaaacgcgcaccaagttcattcctcgagtcaatactccatgtcaaatgcaatgctaagtacttagggacggatttggctcgatttccgctggattcttcacatttctgcaataatgtacaaaaatacgaaagtagacggaaatagggagaaatgtagcattaactacataaatgagctctgaaatgcgtgtaaaaagggatgtaaaacatgatataaaagacacgcatcaaaggTCAACAATACCACAATCCTCCACACAATCCTGAAATCCTCTCAATTCATAATTGGAAACTTCAGACCCCACTCTTTCACAcatagcgagaacattgttaaAATCACCCATGACCAACCAAGGACCATTGACAACTTGCCTCATATTTCTCAGAGAGTCCCATAAAGGAACTCGTTCCTGAACCTTATTAAATCCATAGATAACTGACATCCACCATGACTGACCATTTATACAAGAGATCTTGGCATGAATTACCTGAGCTTCAATATTAATAATATCTACAGTATAGTTTCCAGAATCCCAAATTAACCATATCCTACCCCAATCATGAACAGAGGTATTATGTACCAGACTCCAATTAGCACCAATTCCCTGATGTACTTTATTGATAGAATTAACCCTGACTCTAGTTTCTAGTAACCCAAAAACTCCTATATTATTATTATGCAGAAAATACCTAACCTCCTTCTGTTTATTTACATTATTAATACCCCTCACGTTCCAAAATCCAATGCTACCCATTTTCCTTTTGAACAGTACTACCCTCCATTTCCCCTGCAAGGACTATCCTGTAATGAACAGAATGTTCCAAAACCTCCATATAAGTGCTTGTCCCACTGCCCAAACACATCCCACCATGCCTTGTCATCTTAGTAACGATTCTGGCAGGTGTGAAGGACCTCAGAATATTTGGCATTGGTGTAACCATCCCTGGCATAGGAGTAGCCAGACCCCCTAAACTCTCAAGACCCAAAGGACCCCGAGCTTGAACCATAGGTTGTTCAGATTATTCTGGTGGTTCAGGTGCCACCCCATGCTCAGCAGGAGGAACAATCACATTCTGTGGAACCTTCTTAGGTCTCCAGACCTGTTGAGCTGGCCTAGAAACCTTAGTATTCTTAGCTTTCCTGCAGTCCCTGGCAAGATGACCCAACCCCTGACAATCCGTACACAAAATGGGTTTCCATTCATAGTGAACAATTTGCCTGTGATTGTTGTCAAGTTCATCAGCAAACTGAATGACATCAGGTAAATCAGTCCCAATTTTAACCTCCACCATAATCCTAGCATACCCAAGGAAGGTCTTCAGCAAGGTATTACTGTCACACCTTACTAGCTTACCCACAAGAGATGCAATCTTCATCAACGCATTCCCCCAGAATTTCAATGGAAGGCCATAAAAACGTATCCAAATAGGGACTACATCTACAGCTTCCTTCACCATTTTAGATTCCGGGGTCCATTCCTTAACAATCAGAGGTTTATTGTCAAAGAAAATTGGACCAGCTTGTAACACCCTCAATTTCATTTCCTCATTCTTAAAACGCACCAGAAAAGTACCATTAGAGTTGAATGAAATCTTATCAAAATCAGTATATCCCCAGACACGCTTAATAAAACCATCAATAACTTTGAAAGGAGGATTCGCCCCAAGTACATAACAATATACCGCAGTAGACCAAAATTTTAATTCAGATTCAACATCTTCATTAGTAAGCTGTAAAGGTCTTACCACAGAATCAGTTTGTGAATCAGAAGATTGAACTCTACCTGGAACCTCCGTCCATTCAGACTCAGAACCGCTCCCTTCTTCCGAGATGGAATCCATAACAGAACCGAGATTATATGGCCGGATAATCGAATCATTCTCAGACGAGCGAGCATCCAGGTGATTAATCCCCAAAAGCTCATCATCATCCTGATCAATAACTCGAAATCTCGAACCACTAGCTTTATTATGTGATTTATTAGTACTAATTGGTGTATTTTTTTTGTAGATTTTGTGATATTACTTTGATTGTTCTATTAGATTTAGAGTTATTTTTCCGAGTACGTGCCATTGCAGAAATCGAAAAAAAATCCCTAAATCGCCTCTCTTACTAgactttctctctcatctcaacTTGAAAAAtgaacttttaccatttaattccaaactaaacatacaaattatggaaaaatcaaaatcaaaattttgaacattcttaaaaaatttccagaacctggaaatggaaaaattttgaattaatttttatgattaataaagttgcccttttatcgattttatcacataaaaatcaataaacatatcaaatcaatcaaaattaatcaggCAACTTTAGATCTAATGTTCATATCAAATATACAACATTAgagaaaaatttcatgccataaattttattttagctatttttgctaaaaatagtcaatatttatatcattttaaccattaaaattataaatcatgcataataaatcaaatttatctaaaattttatatacaatctgtaaaatatgcatgtgacatcttATTAAtatttcatggcctatttcgaagtttaactattttagtcattttaacctccatttataccatttttatcacataaaaatcatgaaatattaatcacattaatacgaaattttacatacaatacataaaatattcatgtgaggtcatactaaaaaatcacgaccagtagtgaagtttaactatttttagtaaataaaagttcattttactcaataaaatgtaattatttcactaaaaatcattaaaacaagcatccataaatcatcaaaatgatctAAATATGTTTTGAaaccagaatatattacatgcaaaataATATCATGGCTTTatcacataaatcacaaaataactagttttaattaagtcacatttaactcggaaaaaccaagccgattatgcatgcaacaccaaagctcttgatgccaatttTTAGAttcatatacccctattagactcatataatcattttataaattacttataatttatatttatgttgatctagttgcatgcacaacaaaataaacaaaataagaaagGAAAAACCGATTTCCTTACATCATATGGACGAATTTAAGGGCACTAgttttggactccttccaaagctagatcttgagctattaatattgtggatgatcctccaagaatctTCATGCATTCAAATGTAGAATGC from Silene latifolia isolate original U9 population chromosome 3, ASM4854445v1, whole genome shotgun sequence harbors:
- the LOC141648993 gene encoding uncharacterized protein LOC141648993, with product MGSIGFWNVRGINNVNKQKEVRYFLHNNNIGVFGLLETRVRVNSINKVHQGIGANWSLVHNTSVHDWGRIWLIWDSGNYTVDIINIEAQVIHAKISCINGQSWWMSVIYGFNKVQERVPLWDSLRNMRQVVNGPWLVMGDFNNVLAMCERVGSEVSNYELRGFQDCVEDCGINLPAHGAFFTWSNKHEPGAMVFSRIDRAMSNNEWLDQFPEVIPMFHPEGEF
- the LOC141648994 gene encoding uncharacterized protein LOC141648994; its protein translation is MDSISEEGSGSESEWTEVPGRVQSSDSQTDSVVRPLQLTNEDVESELKFWSTAVYCYVLGANPPFKVIDGFIKRVWGYTDFDKISFNSNGTFLVRFKNEEMKLRVLQAGPIFFDNKPLIVKEWTPESKMVKEAVDVVPIWIRFYGLPLKFWGNALMKIASLVGKLVRCDSNTLLKTFLGYARIMVEVKIGTDLPDVIQFADELDNNHRQIVHYEWKPILCTDCQGLGHLARDCRKAKNTKVSRPAQQVWRPKKVPQNVIVPPAEHGVAPEPPE